The window AGGAGAGAAACCATGGGTTTGGCCTTTTTGCTACGAGAGGGATTTAAGAACTTTAACTGAGAACGTATGCTTTCCTTCATCAGGAGGACAGGCTGTCTGCTTAGGGAGACTGGGGAGGGTGAGTAAGAGTAAGTACCAGCAGAGTCCGGAGAcggaaataattatttactccAAAAATCAGGCTACTTTAAGGACCACCTAAGAATCCAAAACTATTTTAAGGATGTAACAGTATAATTTAACgatcaaatgaacttacctGAAGTTCGATCGAAATTATATTAGTCAGCCAGTCCAaagatgttaattattttaccatGTAGTCCGCCTTTTCGCGCTACTATCCACAAGATTTTAAAGTACAATTTCGCTCCGTATTCCCCCATCATCGCACCAGACTCGAGGCACTCTTTCCAATAATCCTCATTCTGTTAAAAGTAGTCCTATAGTTTTTGATTCATAACCTTCGGGTGTGGTTGGGAGGGAGATTAACATCTTTGGACTGGCTGACTAATATAATTTCGATCGAACTTCaggtaagttcatttgatcGTTAAATTATATGTCGTCAGCCAGTCCAaagatgttaattattttaccatGTAGGATGTTTAAAGATTAATCAAGGTTATGAATTAAAACATCATAATCATATCAAATCCCAAAATGTGTATATAGAAGACCcattttatttgacaaaactTCCATATATATAGATTAAATGCTTACAGCTTAAATCCAGTTTgcaacttaattttaaattaaaatattcgcaTAAATgcatatgttaaataaaaatatacatttacatgtgcagcaaaaaatttaagtgtagacagaataaacaaaatataaacaaaataacaaattaactgttaaaaatactaaaagcaAATTGGTCTCTTTCTATTAGAGGCCGATCATAAAACTTCGCAAAGGTACTCGAACTTTTGCTCCATCCAGCAGAATCTTTAATAAGATCTATCGATACGCCAGCTCTTCGGGCTGAAGATGTCGAAGCATGCCTTCCTGAGTGCGATGTAAATATATTCGTATCAATACCAGCTAGATCTAAGGTACATTTTACCCAACGACTGAGGGTTGGTTTTGAAGCAGTCTTATGTGGCTTTTGAATGGTTATAAATAGATAGTCACTATCTTTATTCCTCAGATTCTCTGTGAGTTTCAAGTATTGATGTAAGCAAGAGACAACGCATTGATTTGGCAATTCTTCAAATTTTGGTAAATGAAGGCAAGGTTGTTTTACATTTACACCGGACGTTTTAATTCTATCTTCAATTAGAATTTGAAGTCCTCCTTTGTAAGGTCTAATATTTGGAACTCTAATAAGGCTAATGGTTTGTAGCCTTTGACCTGTGGCCAGTACTAAAAGAGTGACCAACTTATAAGATAACTGTTTTAAATTCTCGGCAggatttttgtcgaaataatcaaaaatagtttttggatCCCAAATAGAATTATAACGAGGTGTTTGGGGCCTCATCCTTAAAACGCCCTTCATAAACCGTTTAATTATTGGGTTCTCTCCTATTTTAATAGGCAAAATTAAAGATAGTGCTGCTCTGTGAGAGTTAAATGTACCATATAAATTCTGGGATTTACTTAAAACATTCTGTAAAAACAGTATTACCTCTTTTATATTTGCTTCAAACATGTTGAGATTTTGTTCTTTACAAAACTCCCACCAAAGTTTGTAAGTGACTCCGTATTGTTTAATGGTTGCCTCCGATAGTGAGAGTAATGTTGTCTCAATGGCACACTCCGGTACTTGTTGTAGTATTAGAGACTTCCGGATAGTCTCGCGGCTACCAAGGTAAGACTCGCAGATAATGGGTGGGGCTTTTTGCTAAAAGGACAAACCAAAAGATTGAGGTGTGGTTCAAGTAAAATGGGGTCTTCGACGCAAAGTTTTACGAAAAGTGGATACCATGCTTGAGATTGCCAATACGGTACCACTAAGATACCTTCAGCCTTgtcttgtattattttttgtaaaacccTTAAAATTACCGCGAATGGAGGGAAggcataaaaatgtaaatttttccatGAAATGGTGAAAGCATCGCAAGCATAGGCACCTGGGTCTCTTAGCCAAGAAATGTATTTTCTACATTTGAAATTACTACTGGAGGCAAATAAGTCCACATCTGGAACCCCGAACCTTCGAGTAATACGATCAAATGCATAATTAGCTAAAGACCATTCAGTCTCGGATTGTAAAGCTCGCGACTCTAAGTCTGCCTTCCAGTTGTCCTTGGTATTAATATAGGATGCAAAAACCCATAAATTGCGTTGCTCGCACCACTGCCAAATCATTCTGGATAGATCGTGCAGGTTAGGGTATTTTACGCTGCCCATGCGGTTTATACAGGCCACGGCTGTTGTATTGTCACAACGTACCAAAATGTTGCAATTTCTCAATGATCTAGCAAAACATTTAAGACCTATAAAAATAGCTTGAAGTTCCAAGAAATTTATGTGGTTCTTTTTATCTTCAAAAGTCCACCAACCATGAGTTCCCTCATTATTACAATAAATTCCCCATCCAGAAAGTGAAGAGTCtgtaaaaatttctaaattaaaggAATCTTGTTTGATATCGTTATAAGAATAGTCGATGTTTTGCAACCACCATGAGAAATCTGATAAGAAAGGaattatcataaatttattaaaattcatatcATTTTCCTGGAGGGCTTTTAATTTTTCCCTTTCGAATAATTTCGTATACAGCCAGCCATATTTTATTGCAGGACAGGCTGAAATTAATAATCCTATAAATTGAGCAAATTTCcggatttttgttttattagtttcttggaaatataaaatccagtgtttaatattttcccttttttctaAAGGAAGCTCTATTTTTAAGCAGTTAGTATCAAAAATGAAGCCTAAAAATTTACACCTTTTTGAAGGTAccaaaatgcttttttctgGGTTTATGATGAAACCTAAagattttagaatatttataactctttcagatttaattttacaatCCGTAAAagtttcaccaaaaattaaaaaatcatccagATAATTTACACATATGATGTTCTGCATTCTAAAATATTGTACAACTGGTTTAAGGATTTTAGTAAATCCATGAGGCGCTGATGATAAGCCGAAGGGTAGGCACGTAAATtcatataattgatttttaaagacGAAACGCAAATATTTTCGATATTCATTTGACatagaaaccaaaaaataagCGTCTTTCAAATCAATGGAAACTAGAAACCAATCTTTCTGAATGAGCCTTAAAACAGTTCTAATATCTTCTAGTTTAAAATGGGGAGCTTCGacaaatacattaaattgttttaaattgagAATAAATCGCTTTTTCCCATTTGATTTTTCAGCTAAGAAAAAGTTTGATAAAAATTGGTCGTAAAGTGGCTCGTACTTGACAATCGCCCCCTGTGTTAGTAATTTATCAATTTCCTTTGATAAAAATTCTTCATCTGTTTTAGTAAAAGATATAGATCTAGGGGGATTAGTTTGGATTGGCGGCTTGCTTAAGGGAATGCCGTAGCCTTTAATCCATCTTAAAATAATGGAATTTGAAGTtataaatttccaattttcGCAAAACTTTGAAAGTCGACCAGCAGTTCGGTATAAACATACCTCGTTTATTTCCTTCCTCTGTATCTCTCTCTGAAGTTGTCCTTCGAGGTTCGCCCTTTCTGCTGTCCCGTCTCCCTCGATTGACGGGCAGGGCGATACcggtttaaatttttgtatggttTCCCTTTATCTGCCCCCTCCCCTTTCATCTCTTTTTTCCTAAAACCACCTGCGACCCTAGGAGCTTTAAACCCAGATGTTGAGGGAATAGGCTTCATGTCTTTGCTGGCCGTTTGCAAAGTCTTagctgctttaattttttcgcaaatatcTGGTCCAAAAAGGAGGTCAGAGGGAGGACATTTTTCTAGGAGTTCCTTGGTATCCTTATTCATATAAGGATAAATGAAAGAGCGTCGTGCCATGGTTAAATCATAAAATAGGCTCGTAAGAAGACGCCCTGTATCTGATAAACCAGGTAGTAAGACTTCTTTGCATAGTGGAGGCATATTATCCGCTTCGTTTAGGATGCCgtcaatattttttcctaaaatagcTAAGCCCATACCTAATTTTGTCTGAAATTGGACATATGCATTATCCTTATTTCTAATGTTTTGAGGAATAATAGCGTATGATTCTGGGTTTAGTGTTGGAGGAACTAATAACGGGCAATTAACcggtattttgtatttttgtaaaataccaGCAGTATCCGCCTCAGACAgtccttttattaaaatattactccAACGACTTGCTAAGGCAGGGTGCACTTTAACTTGTTCAGAATCCTTTATAGACGGATCATCACCCAAAATGTTGAGAACCTCCTCTGGTAAGTCATAATCATTGTGAATTAATAGTTCATCTGTTGGAGATGCCACGCCGCTTGGACTATGGGCTATACTCTCATCGTAATCTAATGTGCTTGCCAAGCCGCGCGGGTCTTGGGCTACACTCgaactattattaaaatctgaAATCACCGGACTAATGTCAGCCTGTTTTTGCCGCACGGACCGACTAGGCGTGGAAAGTCTAGATCGAGCCACAGTGGGGGAGCGAGAACGGCCGACCGAAGTCGAGCGGCCTCGACGCTTCGTCCGTTCCGCTGGGAAACGGGATCGTGAGCGTGACCTCGATCGTTTTTTAAGAAGAGATTCTAATTTAGCAAGTCTTTTATgcagttttttatgttttgaatcGCTATCCGATTCACTACTAGAAGACCGATGTCTTCTCTTATGTTTCCCCATGCTAAAAGgagtttactttttaattttatgcaatATAATTATGTACTTACGCGTAATTAATCTCGTCGTCGAGGCTGACGAAAACACAACACAACGCTCGCGTGTAGCACAAGAAGACGAATGAGGATTATTGGAAAGAGTGCCTCGAGTCTGGTGCGATGATGGGGGAATACGGAGCGAAATTGTACTTTAAAATCTTGTGGATAGTAGCGCGAAAAGGCGGACTACatggtaaaataattaacatcttTGGACTGGCTGACGACATATAATCATGTACTAAACAAGTGTGATGAAAGAAAGTCAGTTCAATTAAAGAAAGAATGCAACAGTGTGGACTTACATCAACTTGTAAACTTTGGACCTTACCTTATGTTTTTCGTATATAGTAGATAACTGAGCATGAGAGGACTttagaaaaaggaaatttcAACGGGAACACCACGTATCAATATGCaaatatattgttattaaattcAATGACAGGTAATGCCGCTTGGCTACTTATTTGTCATAGAATTTAACTTGAGTCTTACGTCATCGTAGGCTAAACAGCAGTGCCCAAGCTGCAGCATGACGGAGGAAACTG of the Anthonomus grandis grandis chromosome 3, icAntGran1.3, whole genome shotgun sequence genome contains:
- the LOC126734616 gene encoding uncharacterized protein LOC126734616, whose protein sequence is MGKHKRRHRSSSSESDSDSKHKKLHKRLAKLESLLKKRSRSRSRSRFPAERTKRRGRSTSVGRSRSPTVARSRLSTPSRSVRQKQADISPVISDFNNSSSVAQDPRGLASTLDYDESIAHSPSGVASPTDELLIHNDYDLPEEVLNILGDDPSIKDSEQVKVHPALASRWSNILIKGLSEADTAGILQKYKIPVNCPLLVPPTLNPESYAIIPQNIRNKDNAYVQFQTKLGMGLAILGKNIDGILNEADNMPPLCKEVLLPGLSDTGRLLTSLFYDLTMARRSFIYPYMNKDTKELLEKCPPSDLLFGPDICEKIKAAKTLQTASKDMKPIPSTSGFKAPRVAGGFRKKEMKGEGADKGKPYKNLNRYRPARQSRETGQQKGRTSKDNFRERYRGRK